Proteins encoded together in one Bacteroides ovatus window:
- a CDS encoding right-handed parallel beta-helix repeat-containing protein — MKKTFTYLSFIIFLGWFPSLFAGEIYVSLQGNDKNPGTKEAPFNTLNRAIKQAREWRRLNWPEVAGGIYIRLEEGVYAQRNSLFLRPEDSGTPDSPTVICAVDGAHPVISGGVAVTGWKRGCNHPAVPEKLKQKIWSAEAPLIGNRRVETRQMWVNGHKVQRAAQFPDGGLERMIDFNPEEQTITIPVSQSVNPERLQNAGQLEMIVHQRWAIAILRVKSIDAKDGQAVVRFHEPESHLEFAHPWPQPVIGGEKGNSSFCLTNALELLDQPGEWFQEYPSGTIYYYPQAGENMETAEVIIPALETLVTIDGTLSRPVKHIQFNGITFAHTSWMRPSFQGHVTLQGGFPLLDAYKLQEPGLPEKAELENQAWITRPETAIRVRGAEHIDFKHCTFRHLSSTGLDYEWAVTASSVEDCQFTDIGGTALLVGAFPDGGFETHIPFIPADVRELCSHITIRNNFISNVTNEDWGCVGIGAGYVRNMDISHNEVCHLNYSGICVGWGWTSLESGMCNNRIEANYVHHFARRLYDAGGLYTLSNQPGSVMRNNRIEHLIEAPYATNDRAFYIYLDEATDGYTMENNWCPAERFDSNRPGKKNVWKNNGPQVADSIKYKAGRIKQD; from the coding sequence ATGAAAAAGACTTTTACTTATCTTTCTTTTATCATTTTCTTGGGGTGGTTTCCCTCGCTTTTTGCGGGAGAAATTTATGTATCCCTGCAGGGGAATGATAAGAATCCCGGGACAAAGGAAGCCCCGTTTAATACATTAAACCGGGCAATCAAGCAGGCTCGTGAATGGCGTAGACTAAATTGGCCGGAAGTAGCCGGAGGAATTTATATTCGTTTGGAAGAGGGTGTTTATGCCCAGCGCAATTCTCTGTTTCTTCGTCCGGAAGATAGTGGGACACCCGATTCTCCAACAGTGATTTGTGCAGTAGATGGGGCTCATCCTGTGATTAGTGGTGGAGTTGCTGTTACGGGGTGGAAGCGTGGATGTAATCATCCGGCAGTTCCTGAAAAGCTAAAGCAGAAGATATGGTCGGCAGAGGCTCCCCTAATAGGAAATAGAAGAGTAGAAACCCGGCAAATGTGGGTGAACGGTCATAAAGTTCAAAGAGCTGCGCAATTTCCTGACGGAGGATTGGAACGAATGATTGACTTCAATCCGGAAGAGCAGACAATTACGATCCCCGTTTCTCAAAGTGTAAATCCGGAAAGACTTCAAAATGCCGGTCAACTGGAAATGATTGTCCATCAACGCTGGGCAATTGCTATTTTGCGTGTGAAAAGTATAGACGCGAAAGACGGACAGGCTGTAGTTCGCTTCCATGAACCTGAAAGTCACCTAGAGTTTGCGCATCCCTGGCCGCAACCCGTCATCGGAGGAGAGAAAGGAAATTCTTCCTTTTGCCTGACCAATGCACTGGAATTGCTGGACCAACCCGGTGAATGGTTTCAGGAATATCCTTCCGGCACGATTTACTATTATCCGCAGGCAGGCGAAAATATGGAAACAGCTGAAGTGATTATCCCTGCCTTGGAAACTTTAGTGACCATAGACGGTACATTGTCCCGTCCGGTAAAGCATATACAATTTAACGGAATTACTTTTGCGCATACCTCCTGGATGCGTCCTTCTTTTCAGGGACACGTCACCTTGCAAGGGGGATTTCCTTTATTGGATGCCTATAAACTACAAGAACCGGGGCTTCCGGAAAAAGCGGAACTGGAGAACCAAGCCTGGATCACCCGTCCCGAAACAGCGATACGTGTAAGAGGTGCCGAGCATATTGATTTCAAGCATTGCACCTTCCGTCATTTATCGTCCACCGGACTGGATTATGAATGGGCCGTTACAGCATCGAGCGTCGAAGATTGTCAATTTACGGATATTGGAGGAACGGCTTTACTGGTCGGTGCATTTCCGGACGGAGGATTTGAGACGCACATTCCTTTTATTCCTGCTGACGTACGGGAATTATGTTCCCATATTACTATCAGAAACAATTTCATCAGTAATGTGACTAATGAAGACTGGGGATGTGTAGGTATCGGCGCCGGATATGTCAGAAACATGGATATTTCTCATAATGAAGTCTGCCATCTGAACTATTCAGGGATTTGTGTAGGCTGGGGATGGACATCGCTGGAGAGCGGAATGTGCAACAACCGGATAGAAGCAAACTATGTACATCACTTTGCCCGTCGGCTATACGATGCAGGCGGTCTGTATACTCTTTCCAACCAGCCGGGTTCCGTCATGCGAAATAATCGGATCGAACATTTAATCGAAGCCCCCTACGCTACGAATGACCGTGCTTTTTATATCTATCTGGATGAAGCTACGGACGGATATACAATGGAAAACAACTGGTGTCCCGCTGAACGTTTTGATTCGAACCGCCCCGGGAAAAAGAACGTGTGGAAGAATAACGGGCCTCAAGTGGCGGACAGTATTAAATACAAAGCCGGAAGAATAAAGCAAGATTGA